In Candidatus Nitronauta litoralis, one DNA window encodes the following:
- a CDS encoding CHAT domain-containing protein, giving the protein MACSGRWMSALFGATILFSQVGAAVVPAWADSQFNKPRQVTSNPGEDFAPTVSANGDTLVYVSDRSGNLDLWLKHLGPGVQDPDQRLTWHSGEENSPAISPDGKMLAFVSNRTDPKGDIYLLSLEGLKPDPEEDDPDKKPEEKEKLITDAAHPEADPAWSADQKQLFFTSQDPETRRPYIYSMDIGGKNRQRVSKIEGVSPALSGDGLFMVLVARGKESGLWAQNLKTGKLAQLTSGEFMDVSPRVSPDGKRVYFSRYQDDTNGDNRITIDDQPNLWSVEFLNGQPGKLRQLTDSTTYDLQPVAVGTQVYFTSTNEKGTDIWGLAPDGLLPKSEKYGNELQTVEDLCEDYGDNVYKCLLADNALINDFAGDQSLARILYRQAKGYQTLGQLDHSADIFRQIITDYAENPRYRNLAEIELLLVDVKKSREGGQASFRNRLRKGLEELKAIIQNNEALPAVAARAWVEKGHLHYELEEFSEALNHYQHVIKTYPPYRHLSAEAAFSQSKVYKTVGDQKNLVLTFVNVVRDYYDVESWTGKAIAEILEIHEQHPTLSKKIASLTALIEKYEDLPRLAGAVQNRVGELYYEAGENMLAKESYKRTIEKFDKAPEARNAARFQLAGIYAEEENFEMSLVQYQAVESDPGNLDDALEKARRGFIHKSVEKGEWELRVGEMKLARKSFLKLIDFEPTTVEAHRGYVQAEASLKRIQHAIDFYNKRIAVENPAAEDQYALGLAHTYLSPPDLDTAEQWIRKAMRLNSNNVYYHQTLGWVFEQKERAKPDSGYLERTVQEYQDALVLNDPISQPRNEANLLLNLGHGNYLLSNYFSAYLVYDQRLNSGHDFLNAEREAIYYQRFAESAFKSEHTEHSVKLYKKALELVTKLDKPKRMAELNDRIALAYQVLGSHAEAVEHFSRALALNQKTGNTVSMSRTLRNIANNLYALNATNPGRDSNSLNKALGHYFKAIDQLEENGVVQRGKVKKSSGGGLVDVSFEAGIDESASQAALGFDKKGEQKLIFHYVGKIFGDFGDYQKAIDYFEKKLSLIPKELDPKKHIPLLLEKALLLNQIGHYHFKAGHIEASKPFFKESFDISRLINNRQGIGVNASNLGRSLILQTRTEPFAKINNEIGEITGILESAERALDKEVESLANPEYRVYIKNDLGILYHYQAFHQSDIPAGKAKDPLQAVKASLQSLDAVASSNSKSAMYFKKAIDAAGALPDSKKSNLLAALNKNLELAQYISGKDKAEKETGTPEDSGALVFSEWQLRFMESLESSGDARFALLKEADAALSQLPFGVSRGPAHLSMIEDLYHQLAASHFDRREYNEALNASESLVQKTMQARLGELPLNFKGETRQALFEEVQGFAHDYKKLREDTNLDAEALQAETEGLLSGYIDFVEGVIAEEDPGLRALVLSEVPEVDSIQGMLRPGTVLVKYDWVGDGILLWWLDGKMVKGSKIKVDANLKSALERIGRKKEVPGKKDILLLSKVLLTPVASALKDANSLVLVAGGPLEFLPWAALPLEGEPLIQKVKLSYQTSLGQFALSETTKNLYNSRLLAVEMDGFDGIRERFVSAENLLKDDGSVEQYSKRFRHFGVVAIDSPAYLAGLDLDQSYISLTRRVRHFERLQFEQLLSQSVESNFIALNEIDFRFSPETSVSPTAPLIHSLTYAGYPGVLLHQGVVDPKRHAAFLAAFFETFRKGNPAESLRQAQLALAKSSPGSADWATYRYYGFPGMSEKEKNEFAEGRYKQNVDAGVGAFKDKNWLAAISRFEKALVLIDFLEDQSQAGQLNKLLAQAAYNLGDYKKGVHYQKQVLALAEKAEDPEQVAEAHFFLGILYSRDEDFAPSVENLTKALKFYEEYEILDKLAESYSTLGIVEENALDYDDALKAFSASIRLNEEMGEDLNRGRELRRIGRIYLLRLNNYPKAEEFFTAANTLFQELDVPEQTAESWLEMGQVAEKQSRFDDATALYVKAQTLAQEKDLPLQLSKSYLYQGNTQWFQGNYQNAFRLQKQALEVAEKINNRHQQIWVYNTLGLIYWTLNDSTRALSNLDKSREMAEDLKAYLDVASAYNNMGLVYRKDKKYEKSIELFNEALKRDEKLKSKWGQGYTHRNLGISYLRLKKLDEAEGHIQKAIALSSEIGNNTNLIKAKLELGNLARERKQCQNAIGTYKETAQLAKRYNIKEVLWRALRGQGACLKEAGKQAEAIAAYKQGVDVVDSMRASIKVEEFQNGFLTDKQDIYKELILLLLDAGQTQASFEYAERAKARSFIDLLGNQKMSLKDDVGQKMYDSLTGQKQVIRQAEEELANTEGEEEVKKAQTKLVAARTRYQDLLIEVKEKSPQISNFVTVESITLEKLTSMLAPDVSLVEYLVTERELVAWVITTKGIKVVRTPIKEIELVEAITDYRNRMQNVAPLEEQSKSLYKLVVTPVLPYLAGTRVVGIVPHSHLHYLSFSSLYDGESYLIEKHPLFFSPSASVLEYTFKRKQKHEGPIKVLAMGNPDLGTLNYDLPLAELEANAIRWDFPEVTILTREKASESWLQKNISDYQIIHIASHGEFDPVNPLFSSLKLARDDEADGNFEVNEVFSLDIKADLVTLSACQTGLGEITGGDELVGLNRAFIYAGTHAIVSSLWRVSDISTAVLIKHFYRNYIKENKGESLRKAQLQVKRLYPHPSYWAGFILTGDYR; this is encoded by the coding sequence ATGGCCTGTAGCGGGCGATGGATGTCGGCTTTATTTGGAGCCACGATTTTGTTTTCGCAAGTAGGAGCAGCCGTTGTGCCTGCGTGGGCTGATTCTCAGTTCAACAAGCCGCGTCAGGTGACATCCAACCCAGGTGAGGATTTTGCCCCGACGGTTTCCGCAAATGGCGATACCCTTGTTTACGTCTCCGATCGTTCCGGAAACCTGGACCTGTGGCTCAAGCATCTGGGACCGGGAGTGCAGGATCCGGATCAGCGTCTCACCTGGCATTCGGGTGAAGAAAACTCTCCCGCGATCAGTCCTGATGGAAAAATGCTGGCGTTCGTCTCCAACCGAACCGACCCCAAAGGTGACATTTATCTCCTGTCTCTGGAGGGTTTGAAGCCTGATCCGGAAGAGGACGATCCTGATAAAAAGCCGGAAGAAAAAGAAAAGCTGATAACCGATGCAGCTCATCCTGAAGCAGATCCCGCCTGGTCTGCAGATCAAAAGCAGTTGTTTTTTACCTCCCAGGATCCTGAAACCCGCCGACCGTATATTTATTCCATGGACATTGGCGGTAAGAATCGCCAGCGCGTTTCCAAAATTGAAGGGGTTTCCCCTGCGCTTTCTGGTGACGGGTTGTTTATGGTCCTGGTAGCGCGTGGCAAAGAATCGGGGCTTTGGGCACAGAATTTGAAAACTGGAAAGCTGGCTCAGTTGACCTCCGGTGAATTTATGGATGTTTCTCCCCGGGTCTCGCCTGATGGCAAACGGGTTTACTTTTCCCGGTATCAGGATGATACCAATGGCGATAACCGCATCACTATCGACGATCAGCCAAACCTGTGGAGTGTCGAGTTCTTAAACGGGCAGCCCGGTAAGTTGCGCCAACTCACAGACAGCACAACCTACGACCTGCAGCCGGTTGCGGTAGGAACACAAGTTTACTTCACTTCAACCAATGAAAAGGGAACTGATATCTGGGGACTGGCTCCGGATGGTTTGCTTCCCAAGAGTGAAAAATATGGGAACGAACTGCAAACCGTCGAAGACCTTTGTGAAGATTATGGAGATAACGTTTATAAATGTCTTTTGGCAGATAACGCTTTGATCAATGATTTTGCTGGAGACCAGTCTCTCGCGCGCATCCTTTATCGACAGGCAAAGGGTTATCAAACTCTGGGGCAGCTGGACCACTCGGCAGATATATTCAGGCAGATCATTACTGATTATGCTGAAAATCCACGATACAGGAACCTTGCGGAAATAGAACTTCTACTGGTCGATGTGAAGAAATCCCGTGAAGGGGGACAAGCCAGTTTTCGAAACCGTCTTAGGAAAGGGCTGGAAGAGTTAAAGGCGATCATACAAAATAATGAAGCATTGCCGGCAGTTGCCGCCCGGGCCTGGGTGGAAAAAGGGCACCTTCATTATGAACTCGAGGAATTTTCTGAAGCGCTCAACCATTACCAGCATGTCATCAAAACTTATCCTCCTTACCGTCATCTTTCAGCCGAGGCGGCTTTTTCCCAGAGCAAGGTTTACAAAACCGTTGGCGACCAGAAAAATCTGGTGCTGACCTTCGTCAATGTGGTGCGTGATTATTACGATGTGGAAAGCTGGACGGGGAAAGCAATCGCTGAAATTCTGGAAATTCACGAGCAACATCCAACCCTTTCAAAAAAGATAGCCAGCCTCACGGCCCTCATTGAAAAATACGAAGACTTGCCAAGACTGGCCGGTGCGGTGCAAAACCGTGTGGGTGAATTGTATTACGAGGCCGGAGAAAACATGCTGGCCAAGGAATCTTACAAAAGAACAATCGAAAAATTCGATAAGGCACCGGAAGCCAGAAACGCGGCGCGGTTTCAGTTGGCTGGAATTTATGCGGAAGAAGAAAATTTTGAAATGAGCCTTGTGCAGTACCAGGCGGTGGAAAGTGACCCGGGCAACCTGGACGATGCCCTGGAAAAAGCCCGGAGGGGGTTCATCCATAAGTCGGTCGAAAAAGGTGAATGGGAATTGCGTGTTGGCGAAATGAAACTGGCACGCAAGTCTTTTCTCAAGCTGATAGATTTTGAGCCCACAACGGTGGAGGCGCATCGCGGTTATGTCCAGGCCGAAGCTTCTTTGAAACGAATCCAGCACGCAATCGATTTTTATAATAAACGTATTGCGGTGGAGAATCCTGCGGCTGAAGATCAGTACGCTTTGGGATTAGCTCACACTTATCTTTCTCCACCTGATTTGGATACCGCTGAACAGTGGATTCGTAAAGCAATGCGGTTGAATTCCAATAATGTTTATTATCATCAGACCCTTGGTTGGGTATTCGAACAGAAGGAGCGCGCCAAACCAGACTCCGGATATCTGGAACGAACGGTCCAGGAGTATCAGGATGCGCTGGTGTTGAATGACCCGATCAGTCAACCTCGAAACGAAGCTAATCTGCTCCTGAACCTCGGCCACGGGAACTATCTGCTCTCCAACTATTTTTCAGCCTACCTGGTGTATGACCAGCGTTTAAACAGCGGTCATGATTTCCTCAACGCCGAGCGTGAAGCGATCTACTACCAGAGATTCGCGGAGAGTGCTTTCAAATCGGAACACACCGAGCATTCAGTAAAGTTGTACAAAAAAGCTCTGGAATTGGTCACCAAACTCGATAAACCCAAACGCATGGCGGAGCTCAATGACAGGATTGCGCTGGCGTATCAGGTACTGGGCTCACATGCCGAGGCGGTGGAACATTTTTCGCGTGCCTTGGCCCTGAATCAAAAAACCGGCAACACGGTTTCTATGTCGCGTACCCTGCGCAACATCGCCAACAATCTCTATGCCCTCAATGCGACAAACCCGGGACGCGATTCGAATTCTTTGAACAAGGCTTTGGGTCATTACTTCAAGGCAATCGATCAACTGGAAGAGAACGGAGTTGTTCAGCGGGGCAAAGTTAAAAAAAGTTCCGGTGGTGGCCTCGTGGATGTCAGTTTTGAAGCAGGTATTGACGAAAGTGCTTCACAGGCAGCGTTGGGATTTGACAAGAAGGGGGAACAGAAACTTATTTTCCATTATGTAGGAAAAATTTTCGGGGATTTTGGCGACTATCAGAAGGCAATCGACTATTTTGAAAAGAAACTGTCGCTAATCCCGAAAGAACTCGATCCAAAAAAACATATTCCGCTTCTTTTGGAAAAAGCCCTGCTGCTCAATCAGATTGGCCACTATCATTTCAAAGCGGGTCATATTGAAGCCAGTAAACCCTTTTTCAAGGAATCCTTTGACATCAGCCGTTTGATCAACAACCGTCAGGGAATTGGAGTCAACGCATCTAACCTGGGTCGATCCTTGATTTTGCAAACCCGTACCGAACCCTTCGCCAAAATAAATAATGAAATCGGGGAGATCACCGGGATTCTGGAAAGCGCCGAGCGTGCTCTGGATAAAGAGGTTGAATCACTGGCAAATCCGGAGTACCGCGTATATATCAAAAACGACCTCGGTATTTTGTATCATTACCAGGCTTTTCATCAGTCCGACATACCGGCAGGCAAGGCCAAGGATCCATTGCAGGCAGTCAAGGCTTCTTTGCAGAGTCTGGATGCAGTAGCGAGCAGTAATTCAAAATCGGCAATGTATTTTAAAAAAGCCATTGATGCGGCCGGGGCTTTGCCTGATTCAAAAAAATCGAATCTGCTGGCAGCGCTAAATAAGAACCTGGAACTGGCGCAGTACATTTCCGGAAAAGATAAGGCTGAAAAAGAAACCGGGACCCCCGAAGATTCAGGAGCACTGGTGTTTTCTGAATGGCAGCTCCGGTTTATGGAATCGCTGGAATCCTCGGGAGATGCCCGGTTCGCTCTTTTAAAAGAGGCCGATGCAGCGTTGTCCCAGCTTCCGTTTGGTGTGTCCCGTGGACCTGCTCACCTTTCCATGATTGAGGATTTATACCATCAACTGGCGGCATCTCACTTTGATCGGCGTGAATACAATGAAGCGTTGAATGCTTCAGAGTCGCTTGTGCAAAAAACCATGCAGGCGCGCCTGGGAGAACTTCCTCTGAATTTTAAAGGAGAGACCCGACAGGCGTTGTTCGAAGAGGTTCAGGGGTTTGCCCACGACTATAAAAAGCTGCGTGAGGATACAAACCTGGATGCTGAGGCCTTGCAGGCCGAGACGGAAGGCCTTCTCTCCGGGTACATCGATTTCGTTGAAGGGGTGATTGCTGAAGAAGATCCCGGATTGCGGGCTCTGGTGTTATCCGAAGTACCGGAGGTCGACTCCATTCAGGGGATGCTTCGGCCGGGCACTGTATTGGTCAAGTACGACTGGGTAGGTGATGGAATATTATTGTGGTGGCTTGATGGCAAAATGGTGAAGGGCAGCAAGATTAAGGTTGATGCAAACTTAAAGTCTGCACTTGAAAGGATCGGGAGAAAAAAAGAGGTTCCTGGAAAAAAGGATATTTTACTATTGTCCAAAGTGCTCCTCACTCCTGTTGCCTCAGCATTGAAAGATGCGAATTCACTTGTCCTGGTGGCTGGTGGACCTCTTGAGTTCCTCCCCTGGGCGGCCCTTCCTCTGGAGGGAGAGCCTCTCATCCAAAAGGTTAAACTATCTTATCAAACATCTTTGGGGCAGTTTGCGCTTTCGGAAACCACGAAGAACCTTTATAACTCGCGTCTGCTTGCTGTGGAGATGGATGGCTTTGATGGCATTCGTGAACGTTTTGTTTCTGCTGAAAACCTGCTGAAAGACGATGGCAGCGTTGAGCAATATTCCAAACGATTTCGCCATTTTGGCGTGGTGGCAATCGACAGCCCTGCATATCTTGCAGGACTGGATCTGGATCAGTCCTATATCAGCCTGACGCGGCGCGTTCGCCATTTTGAACGTTTGCAGTTTGAACAATTGTTAAGTCAATCGGTGGAATCGAATTTTATAGCATTGAATGAAATTGATTTCCGTTTTTCACCTGAAACTTCAGTTTCCCCAACCGCTCCTCTGATTCATTCGCTGACCTACGCTGGTTATCCCGGGGTATTGCTGCACCAGGGGGTTGTGGACCCAAAACGTCACGCGGCTTTTCTTGCAGCGTTTTTTGAAACGTTCAGGAAAGGTAATCCAGCAGAATCCCTGCGTCAGGCACAACTTGCTTTGGCCAAATCCTCTCCAGGTTCCGCGGACTGGGCGACCTACCGTTATTACGGGTTTCCGGGAATGAGTGAAAAGGAAAAGAATGAGTTTGCCGAAGGGCGGTATAAACAAAACGTGGATGCCGGTGTAGGCGCATTCAAGGATAAAAACTGGCTGGCAGCAATCAGCCGGTTTGAAAAAGCCCTGGTGTTGATCGACTTTCTGGAAGACCAGAGCCAGGCCGGACAACTCAATAAATTGCTGGCGCAGGCGGCTTATAACCTGGGAGACTATAAAAAAGGTGTCCACTACCAGAAACAGGTTCTCGCGCTTGCTGAAAAAGCGGAAGATCCGGAACAGGTAGCCGAAGCCCACTTTTTTCTGGGAATCCTGTATTCCCGTGATGAAGATTTTGCGCCTTCTGTTGAAAACCTGACCAAAGCCCTCAAGTTTTATGAGGAGTATGAAATTCTCGACAAGCTGGCGGAAAGTTACAGCACGCTTGGGATCGTAGAAGAGAATGCCTTGGATTATGACGATGCCCTGAAGGCGTTCAGCGCATCCATCCGCCTGAATGAAGAGATGGGGGAAGACCTCAATCGTGGCCGGGAATTGCGTCGCATAGGCCGCATCTACCTGTTACGTTTGAATAATTACCCGAAAGCAGAAGAATTTTTTACAGCCGCCAATACCCTGTTTCAGGAACTGGACGTGCCCGAGCAGACAGCGGAGTCCTGGTTGGAAATGGGACAGGTCGCGGAGAAGCAGAGCCGGTTCGATGATGCCACGGCGCTATATGTTAAAGCACAAACATTGGCCCAGGAAAAAGACCTGCCTCTCCAACTTTCCAAATCCTACCTTTACCAGGGCAATACGCAGTGGTTTCAGGGGAATTACCAAAACGCCTTCCGTTTACAAAAACAGGCTTTGGAGGTTGCCGAAAAAATAAACAACCGCCATCAGCAGATCTGGGTTTACAACACGTTGGGCCTGATCTACTGGACCCTCAACGATTCGACACGCGCCCTGTCGAATCTCGACAAGAGCCGGGAAATGGCGGAAGACCTGAAAGCTTATCTTGACGTCGCATCGGCCTATAACAATATGGGGCTGGTCTACCGCAAGGATAAAAAATATGAAAAGTCGATTGAGTTGTTTAACGAGGCGTTGAAACGTGACGAGAAATTAAAATCGAAGTGGGGTCAGGGTTATACGCATCGAAACCTTGGCATCAGTTATCTGCGTCTTAAAAAACTGGATGAAGCAGAAGGCCACATCCAGAAGGCCATCGCCTTGAGTAGCGAGATCGGAAATAACACCAACCTGATAAAAGCCAAACTGGAGCTTGGCAATCTGGCCCGCGAGCGCAAACAGTGTCAGAACGCCATTGGTACTTATAAGGAAACCGCACAGCTTGCCAAACGCTACAATATCAAGGAAGTTTTATGGCGGGCGTTGAGAGGGCAGGGGGCTTGCCTGAAGGAAGCTGGAAAGCAAGCTGAGGCCATTGCTGCTTACAAACAGGGCGTGGATGTGGTCGACAGCATGCGCGCCTCCATCAAGGTTGAAGAATTTCAGAACGGCTTCCTCACAGACAAACAGGATATCTATAAGGAACTCATCCTGCTGCTGCTGGATGCCGGGCAAACCCAGGCTTCATTTGAATATGCGGAAAGAGCCAAAGCGCGCAGTTTTATTGATCTCCTTGGAAACCAGAAGATGAGTCTCAAGGATGATGTCGGGCAGAAGATGTACGATTCCCTTACTGGGCAGAAACAGGTGATCCGTCAGGCAGAAGAGGAATTGGCCAATACCGAAGGGGAGGAAGAAGTCAAAAAAGCACAGACTAAACTTGTGGCTGCCCGGACACGGTATCAGGACCTTTTAATTGAGGTGAAAGAGAAGAGTCCGCAAATTTCAAACTTCGTTACTGTGGAGTCGATCACACTGGAGAAATTGACTTCCATGTTGGCTCCAGATGTGTCCCTGGTCGAGTACCTGGTCACCGAACGTGAATTGGTCGCATGGGTGATCACTACCAAAGGCATCAAGGTGGTGCGTACTCCAATCAAAGAAATAGAACTGGTTGAAGCCATCACGGATTACCGCAATCGTATGCAAAATGTGGCTCCGCTGGAAGAACAGTCCAAAAGTTTATACAAGCTTGTTGTTACCCCGGTGCTGCCCTATCTTGCTGGAACCAGGGTGGTAGGAATCGTTCCGCATTCCCACCTCCACTATCTTTCTTTCTCGTCCTTGTATGATGGGGAGTCGTATTTAATCGAAAAACATCCATTGTTCTTTTCGCCCAGTGCGTCCGTTTTGGAATACACGTTCAAGCGCAAACAGAAACATGAAGGTCCAATCAAAGTATTGGCTATGGGCAATCCTGATCTCGGTACGCTTAACTACGATCTGCCACTGGCAGAGCTGGAAGCCAATGCAATTCGTTGGGACTTTCCTGAGGTGACCATCCTTACCCGTGAAAAAGCCAGTGAAAGCTGGTTGCAAAAAAATATCTCGGATTACCAGATCATCCACATCGCTTCCCACGGAGAGTTTGATCCGGTCAATCCTTTGTTTTCTTCGCTCAAGCTGGCGCGGGATGATGAGGCTGATGGAAACTTTGAAGTCAACGAGGTATTCTCATTGGATATCAAGGCGGACCTCGTTACTCTCAGTGCCTGCCAGACCGGTCTTGGAGAAATCACCGGCGGTGATGAACTGGTCGGGCTCAACCGGGCTTTTATCTATGCCGGAACTCATGCTATTGTGTCGTCACTCTGGCGAGTCAGTGATATTTCGACCGCTGTTCTCATCAAACATTTTTACAGGAATTATATTAAAGAGAACAAAGGGGAAAGTTTAAGGAAGGCGCAATTGCAGGTGAAACGGTTGTATCCGCACCCCTCTTACTGGGCCGGATTTATTTTGACCGGAGATTACCGCTAA
- a CDS encoding NADH-quinone oxidoreductase subunit N, whose translation MEFEINYADMNWVALLPEITILTTALYLLLMGLRKSFDNNRFLARASAAGISFALLLTLMLWGNAPSASDESSPGIFSNALIYDRFALSFNVIFLIMSLFALLASYKYPKDDHGNKAEYFSLLLLTVAGMMFLAKAGNLITAFVALEVFSISLYILCGFSAKHGTGSETPTSVEELPWETLGSQESTVKYLLSGAFASAILVYGMALTYAGTGTTEIRTIAQLLQENPYTENKLLYIGMALMFAGLGFKVSLVPFHAWTPDVYQGAPTPVTGFMSVATKAAAFALIARIFYVALPSLEEIWMPFFFGISALTMLVGNTAAIFQDNIKRMLAYSGIAHAGYLLMGIIANSQDGMASLIFYLAVYLFMNIGAFAVVFLLEGEGEGGSSIYRFQGLAKRKPKLAAAMALFMLSLAGFPPTAGFFGKLYLFWAAINSGYVLLAVLAVGASMIAVYFYLRIIVMMYFRDEEEEINIDMNRGMATIVTVSTVVIVVVGLYPSGLMQLALASIPF comes from the coding sequence ATGGAATTCGAGATAAATTACGCCGACATGAACTGGGTTGCTCTCCTCCCGGAGATCACCATTCTCACCACGGCCTTGTATTTACTGCTCATGGGGTTACGTAAGTCTTTTGATAACAATAGGTTTTTGGCTCGGGCCTCAGCCGCAGGTATCAGCTTCGCCCTGCTTCTGACCCTCATGCTCTGGGGAAATGCCCCTTCAGCATCGGACGAATCCTCCCCTGGAATCTTCAGTAATGCGCTAATCTATGACCGGTTTGCCCTAAGCTTTAATGTGATTTTCCTGATCATGTCGCTGTTCGCCCTTTTGGCATCCTATAAATACCCAAAGGATGACCACGGGAATAAAGCAGAATATTTCTCACTTTTGCTATTGACCGTGGCGGGCATGATGTTCCTTGCCAAGGCGGGCAACCTCATCACAGCCTTTGTTGCCCTTGAAGTCTTTTCGATTTCCCTTTATATCCTTTGCGGTTTCTCAGCGAAACACGGAACGGGATCGGAAACTCCCACCTCTGTGGAGGAACTTCCCTGGGAAACACTCGGATCACAGGAATCGACTGTCAAATATCTACTGAGTGGAGCATTTGCCTCCGCCATCCTGGTTTATGGAATGGCACTCACTTATGCCGGGACCGGAACCACCGAAATCCGCACCATTGCGCAATTGCTTCAGGAAAACCCTTACACAGAAAATAAATTGTTGTACATCGGCATGGCGCTGATGTTTGCAGGGCTGGGCTTCAAGGTCTCCCTGGTCCCATTTCACGCCTGGACCCCAGACGTTTACCAGGGAGCCCCGACACCTGTGACGGGCTTTATGTCGGTTGCGACCAAGGCCGCGGCCTTTGCATTGATTGCACGGATTTTTTACGTCGCCCTGCCATCGCTCGAAGAAATCTGGATGCCCTTCTTTTTTGGTATTTCAGCTCTGACTATGCTGGTTGGCAACACCGCTGCAATTTTTCAGGACAACATCAAACGCATGCTGGCGTATTCGGGCATCGCCCACGCCGGTTACCTGTTGATGGGAATTATCGCCAACAGTCAGGACGGAATGGCGAGCCTCATCTTTTACCTGGCCGTTTACCTGTTCATGAATATCGGTGCCTTTGCAGTGGTGTTTCTTCTCGAGGGTGAAGGTGAAGGAGGCAGTTCCATTTACCGTTTCCAGGGACTGGCCAAGCGTAAACCCAAACTGGCCGCCGCGATGGCTCTGTTCATGCTGTCTCTGGCCGGGTTTCCTCCGACGGCCGGATTCTTTGGGAAACTATATCTGTTCTGGGCCGCTATCAATTCCGGATATGTATTGCTTGCAGTGCTTGCTGTAGGAGCCAGCATGATCGCTGTATATTTTTATCTGCGCATCATTGTCATGATGTACTTCCGCGATGAAGAGGAAGAAATCAACATCGACATGAATCGCGGCATGGCCACTATCGTGACCGTCAGCACCGTCGTCATCGTCGTCGTTGGACTCTATCCCTCAGGCCTGATGCAGCTTGCTCTCGCTTCAATTCCCTTCTAG
- a CDS encoding D-tyrosyl-tRNA(Tyr) deacylase codes for MKLVLQRVAHSSVTVDGKEIARIGRGLMILFGAEKNDREESIKWLAEKSLNLRIFPDDDGKMNLSVQDIGGEILVVSQFTLAGDCSKGRRPGFDRAALPEEAERLYKLFVEAVVASGLKVGEGRFGADMQVELLNDGPVTFILEK; via the coding sequence TTGAAACTGGTTCTTCAGCGTGTCGCTCATTCCTCCGTCACCGTTGATGGCAAGGAGATTGCCCGAATCGGGAGGGGACTGATGATTCTATTCGGTGCAGAAAAAAATGACCGGGAAGAGTCGATCAAATGGCTGGCCGAAAAGTCTCTCAACCTCAGAATTTTCCCCGATGACGATGGAAAAATGAACCTGTCCGTGCAGGATATCGGCGGAGAAATTCTGGTAGTATCCCAGTTCACATTGGCAGGAGATTGCTCCAAGGGACGTCGTCCGGGATTTGACCGCGCCGCACTTCCTGAAGAAGCTGAGCGGCTTTACAAGCTGTTTGTTGAGGCTGTTGTTGCGTCAGGCCTCAAGGTTGGCGAAGGCCGGTTTGGGGCAGATATGCAGGTGGAATTACTGAACGATGGACCTGTTACTTTTATTCTGGAAAAATGA